Below is a genomic region from Erigeron canadensis isolate Cc75 chromosome 7, C_canadensis_v1, whole genome shotgun sequence.
ATGATGACAACGTCCAACCAATCTTAGACAATAGGAGTTTTTGTATTGACATGTTTGCTATCGGTTGTGGGCATTTGAACTATAAGAAGGTAAACAATCCTGGTCTCGTGTTTGACATCGAACCTGAAAATTACATATCTGATATGTTTGACACGGGTTTAATCCCCAACGAAATTAAGAATATCATCAACAAACGAGTTAAATATTCAGAATGAACAAGAAAGGGAAAAATTGACCTATCCTTCTTTCTATCATATACTGGGAGCACGTAAGAGCAAAACTTGCAAAAGGACAGTAAAGAATGTTGGCGAAGCAATTGCAATTTATAAAAGGGAAGCAATTTATAAAAGGGAAATAGATGAATCCCTTTCTCGAGGTGTAAATATTTCTCACAAATAATAACTTAGAATTCATTATAGCTTCCACCATACATTCTTATTACAAAGACAAGTTAAAGTAGTTTTGAATATTTCACTAATTAAGGTGTGTTTTAGGTTattgaaaggaaaaataaaaacgCATGGTCTTAAGCCATTTGAGTGGTGTTTATTTCTAGAACCACTTTTAAACATAATGACCTTAAAGTATGCACTACCAAGCACCATCTTTGATTTATGTCATTCCATAACTTGCAATCAAACAGAAATGTGGAAGAGGTAATagtaatatattgatatgaGTCTTATGACACATAAGACGTTTTGTAACTTCAGAAGGCAGCAAGAATTATGGTGAAGCAATTTATCATAATAGTACCCAGAGGGCATATTTGGATAGGGATGAGGTCGGGTCAAAAACCATTTGAATTCGTCAAATACATAGACCAAAAGGAGAAAAAGGAAACCCGAAGACCAAAATCTTGTTTTGGAACTGTACCTTATGTTGTTTTGAAATTCATATTTAAAGATCGACCCGACCTGGACGGTGACGAGGCCCAAAAACGTCGTTGAATAGTCAACGGGCCACGGTCAATAAAAGGGACGTGGAAGATGAGATGAACTCAACGGTTGACTAGGGGTGCTGAATTGAAAACTTAAGTGAACTTTGTTAATCAGAAGAAAGGATTTTtaagatttgatttttaaactatgaaaagaaaacacaaaatgcTAATGACAACTAAACTAagcaaataaacaaaacaaacaaaataaacaagCGATCAAATATCaacatttatgtttatttaaaaatatttttcccTTTTGTGCAATGATCATGGTTGACTCAAATAAACAATGATAGCGGGTTGACAAACGACAATTTGTAAAGCTTGACTTCTCATGAGTATACGACATAAGTCAAAATCTACATTTGCTACCTAGATGGTCATCTTTTGTTAACAACAATAAAAACTGACTCCCTTGATTTAACAAAATTAAGTATTACGGTCACAAAATAATCTATTAAAGAGACTCATCTTTGGTTGACTTAATCACGAGGTAAGTGTCCTTTTTTCATGATCAAGTCAAACCCAATAGTATGTGTACATATTCAATGGTTTCATTTCTAATAGTTTAACAAATTCACAATCTATTAGTTGAAAAAGACAACATTGACAATCAATAGTCAAAATTAGCATTTGGTTTCGCATTCACTATTCCCGAAATAACAAATgtcaaaacaaatatttatcAATAAATGAGGTTCAAATCAATCGGTCAATTGCAAATAACACTCACCCATAATGCTAATCCTACCCATTAGCTAGTCAAAGTTTGACTTAGAAGTCAAAATCCACAAATTATCATTTAGTCAAACCAATCAACCACAACGAATTAAGGGAAAAACATTAAATCGTTTAAGCAAATATATAAGAATCGCTACTTAATATCACCAATATAAATAATCAAGTACACACATAAACTTATGCAAATCATATTcataaaaaagtgaaaataaagtaaaaattaaaaccCATGTATAAAAGAAAATGGATGGATGAAGGATGAtacaactatttttaattttagacTATAACAAAAAgctcaaaattttcaaatcaaaGCGTTACTTTTTAATTGTTGGATAAGCAAATGGTGAGTTTTAGATCTAGAATAGAGAATTGTGGTGGAGATAGGTAATTGTGATATGAGTTTAAGTGTGTTGATAgatgataaaaagtaaagaaaaggaaaagaaaaatgagtttGTGCTGTACCAATTGGCTGCTCAAACTTAATGCTTCAAGTCCAAGATATATCAACGATTGAAATATTTTGTGCGTGTCACCTACTCACCTTTTGCAAATACAAAATACGTTATCCTCCTTTGACTTCggtcaaaataaaaacaacaacaaaattgatGTTGGGCTTGGCTTGTTCACGGTCCAAATAGAAAGGAAAATAAACACATGATGCTGGGCTGGGCTTGTTGCTCACGGCTGGAATCTGGAGACTCAAGGCCTCAAGCAGAAAACAATAAATGAGAATATAAAGTGTTGTTTTGGTCTGGCGTTGTGTTTGGGTTTCGGTTGGAACAGATAAAATTGGGGACGGTGTGTCTAAAATTGATTCTGCCAATCTCCTCCTCTCTCTGTTGTCTGCTGCTGCATCGAGTCACCACGATTTTAATCCATTTTATCCGTTTAAGCTCCAAATTGACATGATCACTAAAAGTACGTGCACGAAAACTTATGCAAATACTAAGTGACAATTTCAACACAAATGGTGCTTAAAATACAAACAATTGAAGGATATTAGCCACTAAACTATAAAACTATAATGCAAATATGtatacactacaacaaatttgttatttgtatGCACTTCTCCTACGCACTCTTTTAAAATGCGTAAATTTTTGTGAAGTTGTTCGCATTTAAATATGCGTACAAATAGTCTATATTAAAAAGTGCGAAAAATGTTACAAGTTTCacaattaaaagtgtgaagaaaaatgtttaCACACTAATATTAGATTTGTACGCGTTTTTAAATGTAAAGATCATTTTTTTCGCGAGATTCATTCGCATTGAAAAATCAATTATTCGCGGGTGAGTTCTACGCAAGTGCGTAGAAATCACTTGCGAAGAAATGATCTCCACAATTATAAgtgcataaaatataaaatttgtacacacttattagtgtgaacatattttcttcacatttttagATGTGAAACTTCTAAATTTTTTCGCACTTTTTTTATGTATACtatttgtacacatttttaagtgcgaACAATTCAATAAATTCTACGCACTTTTTAAAAGTTGTGTAGAATAAAATGTGTAGAATTGactaatttgttgtagtgatattTTGGCCAATATGAGACTGGCAAAAGCCAAAAATcgatattttgaaaaaaaaaaataagcgaatatttttttattattatattaacaaGCAAAACAAAACTATTATTACTACACAAAGAAAACAATTATTTAGTAATtatcaaattaatttaatgataaaACAATATAGTACTTTGCATGAAGAATTGAAGATGAACATAGGAACCTGAATGCCTATGGTTTTAGACCATCTTTAATCCACCACACTGAagtttagtttattggtatCACGTCACCAATACATTGAGTCACCATACTGAATTACTTTAACTATTAACCCCCACACTGAAATATCAGTTTATTGGTACCgcatcattatttatttaataataaatcatatgatattaaaatcaaatatatattaaaataatgaatTACTTAAAGAAACTAAAACATTAGATTaacattattttcaaaaagctAATTATAAACTCAGAACTATGAGTAAATTAAGAAAActttaaggggtgtttggtagaagGGATACAAGCCGTGCAAAATGGCCAGTATGAGAAGCTGCTTCTGTGATGTCCGTACCATCCAATTGTTGCCATGTTCCTACTCGTGGACTATATTAATTTTGCGGAAATGATCAGCAATCGGAtttgtgaaacaaaaaaaaatcggTTTTGCTCTTAGAAACTACTGCCGGCAATCATACACAAATGATTAGGTGATTTTGGGTGAATTCTTATGGAGTCCGGGTAAGTTTGGATGACGATGGAAAAAACAACCATTGGttgtaaatattaaataaaacaaacatatagttAAGTTAAAATTTCGACATGAGTAATACATTCATTCTATTTCTTCATTTCATACATTGATATTTTCAATTATCTTGAAGAGAATTTCATAAAACAATGTATCATTGcttttaaaaagaatatttttgcAGGGAATCAATGCTTCATCACATTTCAATACAAAGATCCAATTGAATAAACAATATAATTTGATTGAGCACTCAAAGATGTATCTCTTTTCGTTATACCAAATTCAGCCAAATGTATATTGGAAAATTCTTGATAAACAAAACTACCTTTGACATCAACAAATTAAAGTAAGAGTAATACTTATGCAATATAACTTATGTATgtgaaatagaaataaaaataccACTTATGCTCTCCATTTAAAGTTTTTTCTCAGAAACCATTTTTGACTTATTGGACTAATACTAAAAATACTCATGGACACTTGTATAGTATTCTTTAAGcaaacaacatcatcatcacatacacacacaattaTTGTCATTATCAATATCAACAACCAACCGACAGCACTCGTACACtttgttacattacattacaaaatTTCACAAACATACCACACTCATAATTCCACTTCACACGTTACTGTGTGACACAACACACACAATTAACCATGATATCatccatcttttattttcttcttcacATATTACTTATCCAATCATCACATGCTGACCTCCCTGGCACATGGGAACTACTCGTCCCTAACGCCGGGATATCATCTATGCACACCGCCGTGACACGGTTCAACACCGTGGTCCTTCTAGACAGGACCAACATTGGGCCTACTCGAAAACGCCTCCAGAAAGGGCGTTGTCGAGTAGACCCTCAGGATCCTGTTCTCAAGAAGGATTGTTATGCTCATTCAGCAGTTTTAGACCTTAGTACTCGCGAGTTACGACCACTTATGATTTTAACCGACACTTGGTGTTCCTCCGGCCAGTTTTTATCTGATGGGACACTTCTTCAAACAGGTGGAGACCGCGATGGGGTTAGGAAGATACGTAAGTTCGTGCCTTGTAATACTACGTCGTTTTGTGATTGGGAGGAGCTTGAGGAGATTCATTTAGCTCAAGGTCGATGGTACTCGACTAACCAGGTACTGCCTGACGGGTCAGTGATCATTGTGGGTGGCCGCGCCACCAATACTGTCGAGTTTTTTCCTGCTCGACATGGTGGTGGCGCGGTGGATTTTCCGTTTCTTGCGGAAACGGAAGATACCCAGATGGATAATCTTTATCCATATGTTCATCTTTTACCAAATGGTCACTTATTTGTGTTTGCTAACAACATAGCTGTGttatatgattatacaaaaactCAAGTAGTTCAAAAATACCCAAAATTGGATGGTGGCCCACGAAACTATCCTTCAGCGGGATCATCGGTGATGCTCCCGCTAACAGGGGATTATTCTGCCGCAACTATTGTGGTTTGCGGCGGAGCACAATATGGAGCATTTATTGAGAGGAGTACAGATACTCCTGCTCATGGTAGTTGTGGCCGAATTGAGGCAATGAAACCAAACCCGGTTTGGGAAGTGGAAGACATGCCATTTACTCGAATTATGGGGGATATGGTGATGCTTCCGACCGGTGAGGTTTTAATTATAAATGGAGCCCAAGCGGGTACACAAGGGTTTGAAATGGCATCTCAACCATGTTTATATCCATTATTGTATAGGCCAAATGAACCCGTGGGTTTAAGGTTCATGACATTAAACCCCGGTTCAGTACCTAGAATGTATCATTCCACGGCTAATTTGCTTCCTGATGGAAGAATTTTAGTCGCTGGAAGCAACCCACATTATTTTTACAAGTTTAATGCCGAATTCCCAACAGAATTACGAATTGAAGCTTTTTCCCCTGAATATTTGTTGGCGGAAAAAGCTAATATAAGGCCGATAATTCTTAAATTCCCCGAGGAGATACAATATGGAAGTGGTTTCGATTTGGTAGTTACTACACAACTACCCGTGGTTGGAATAATTGAGGTAAACATTGCAAGTGCACCTTTTGCAACACATTCCTTTTCACAAGGGCAGAGGTTGGTAAAATTAGCCGTTTCGAGTGCAATTCCGGATGGATCGGGTTCATATACGATTGCTTGTACGGCTCCACCGAACGGAAAGGTGGCACCGCCTGGATATTATATGGTGTTTGCCGTAAATACCGGTGTACCAAGTGTTGCAAAGTGGGTGAAGTTGCTTTAGCTTTTATGCCATTTattataaatgtaaataaatagTTTCTTCCATTAAAGCCTACTTAAAATGAAATGTGCATATGTTACTAAATTAAATTTCATGTAATAATTTCAGAAAATTAATGTTCAAACCGTATAATTTAACTCTATTTCGAATGACGATTTACCGCACTCACGTCCCGGGTATTCAAtatgtaaatttattaaaattcaaGGGTAAAATGAAAGTTTTTTCTTCATTAAGTTGCAGTACGCAACATTTCCCCATCTTTGATACGAGTATACGACAATGCAGCATGGCCTTCAGAGAAAAACGACAATAATGTATTGTGAAATAAAGTATATTCATAAACAGTATGACAATGTAAATAATTTACTTATTCCAATTTCCAAATATTATAACCGAGTAATCTTGTTTAAGATACAATGTACTATGTTATTTTACTTATGGATGTAAATAAAAAGCTTATTAAACAAACTCTAGATATTATCAAACTCGTATAAGCTTGGCTTTAATCAAGTTTTTTACGAGCCGAGCTGGATTAGCACATAGCTTGATTTGGCTCATTTACAACCTTAGTATTAAAAATGGAACGAAGTTGCAAATTAACCAACAGGTTCAAGCATACATTGTGACAATCACATCCAAGTGTAGAGATGacttatacaaaaatatatatattaaagagtgTGTAGTCGAGCCACTCCCGACCTATTGAGCTGACTCGTTTTGTGCTCGACACTAACAGAGCTTAAATTAGTTGAGCCGTGTTTAAGCCACAATGTGTGTTTAAATGTCAAGATTGACAAAGCTCGGCGAGTCTATAACGACTTTTTTGAAGCCCGTTGTTCGATCCTAAGGTGTTCTGTTTTGTTTTAGGCTTTTAGCTTTTGTTAGTAAGAAAATGAGTATCCCATATGACcaatttctaaaaaataattCACGTATTAATCACTTGGGccatctttcttttttcctGTATAACTTTAACCATTTATAAGTCAGGGATGCATTAGACatttcatttgtatttttaatgttttatctTCTAAACAGCTTTAAGCTTTTTCCATTGAGTTTGACATTTTCAACTTAAGCTCTTTCCATTGACTGTGGGCATTATCGCCAAGAAAGTTCAATGTGTTTTTTATATGTGGGTGGTCGTCTTTTTCTAACGGCAAAGATTTTGTATTAGAAATTGCAAGTTACAATTGCATTTAACGCctagttttatatattcataaaataaaatggtaCATATATGGAAAAAGGCGAAAAGTATTGTGTACAAGGCCGGTCCATCCCATGTGGGCTAGATCCGTTTGAAACCCACATACACTCAATCTAAACTTTGAAAAAGACCCTCAACTTTTTTCGTTTGGTGGGTTTAGAATCTACTTTTAAAATCATCCTAATTTTCAGTTATTACAATTGTTTTGCTAACTTCCATTGGTAACTAACAACCTACTTTATCAGTCAATTTACCCAATACGGTTTTCTATGAGGTATGGTAGAAATGAActtatctatttttaattttatttttactttttaaggACGATTTTCAAATAATCTTCAAGGCATACAACCATGGCTTGAAAGAGAATGCTTGGGATGCAAGAGTGTCAAGCCCACTCCCCCTAAGGGCtcacaatttatatataaacccaTTCCGGCTTAATCTTTTGAGCTTATAAAGTTTCAAACCAAGTCTTTTGGCTTAATATAAGTTTTATTCAAaaacatgtttaacttttttaccatactttgttttttatgttgaaagtttttatctttttataatatattaatagtgACTGATTTTTTTAGAAGTACACCTTTTATTTTCGAGTTAGACCctgaatttttttaacttttttcaaaGATGATACTGTCTGCAATCATTTTATTGGAAGTGAAAATTGTACCTTTT
It encodes:
- the LOC122606989 gene encoding aldehyde oxidase GLOX, translated to MISSIFYFLLHILLIQSSHADLPGTWELLVPNAGISSMHTAVTRFNTVVLLDRTNIGPTRKRLQKGRCRVDPQDPVLKKDCYAHSAVLDLSTRELRPLMILTDTWCSSGQFLSDGTLLQTGGDRDGVRKIRKFVPCNTTSFCDWEELEEIHLAQGRWYSTNQVLPDGSVIIVGGRATNTVEFFPARHGGGAVDFPFLAETEDTQMDNLYPYVHLLPNGHLFVFANNIAVLYDYTKTQVVQKYPKLDGGPRNYPSAGSSVMLPLTGDYSAATIVVCGGAQYGAFIERSTDTPAHGSCGRIEAMKPNPVWEVEDMPFTRIMGDMVMLPTGEVLIINGAQAGTQGFEMASQPCLYPLLYRPNEPVGLRFMTLNPGSVPRMYHSTANLLPDGRILVAGSNPHYFYKFNAEFPTELRIEAFSPEYLLAEKANIRPIILKFPEEIQYGSGFDLVVTTQLPVVGIIEVNIASAPFATHSFSQGQRLVKLAVSSAIPDGSGSYTIACTAPPNGKVAPPGYYMVFAVNTGVPSVAKWVKLL